GCCTGGTCATCCCGGGAGGCGAGTCCTCGACAATCGATCGGCTACTGCGCATCTTCGGCCAGCGCGAAACCTTCGCCGCAGCGCTGCGTGACGGGCTTCCGGTGCTCGGCACGTGCGCGGGGCTTATCGCGCTGGCCACCGAGATCGAGGACCCGGCGCCGGGGCAGGAGGGCCTGGGCGTGATCCCGATGCGAGTGCGCCGCAACGCGTTCGGGCGTCAGGTCAAGAGCGCGGTCGAGGAGATCGATACCGCCTACGGCACGGTGCGCGCCGCCTACATCCGCGCGCCGGAGGTCTTAAGTGTCGGCGACGGGGTCGAGGTCATCGCCACCAAGGGCGTGCGGATCGTGGGCGTCGAGACGCACAGCGCTCTGGCGGTGAGCTTCCACCCGGAGCTGACGGGGGATACGACGATCCACGCGAGGTTTGTGGAAAAGGTAGCCTGAGGCGCATGGCGCGCTACATGGGCACAGAGACCGAATACGGCATCACCTCGCCGAACGACCCGACTTTGAGCCCGATTGTCACCTCGACCCACGCCGTCGTCGCCTACGCCGCGATGCGGACCACGGCGCGCTCCCGCTGGGACTACGAGGCCGAGCACCCCTTGAAAGACGCCCGCGGGTTCGACCTCAAGCGCTACCACACGGTGCCCGTAGTCGACGCCAATGCGATGGGAGTGGCCAACGTCGTCACGGCTAGCGGTGCCCGTTTCTACGTCGACCACGCGCACCCGGAGTACTCCTCGCCGGAAGTGTCAAACGCGTGGGACGCGATGATCTACGACGTCGCGGGGGACGTTGTGCTGGGCCGCGCCGCAACCACCATCGCGGACCTGTATAAACAG
The nucleotide sequence above comes from Corynebacterium capitovis DSM 44611. Encoded proteins:
- the pdxT gene encoding pyridoxal 5'-phosphate synthase glutaminase subunit PdxT, with the translated sequence MGVLALQGGVREHAEMLESLGAEVVLLRRFEDVDGLVIPGGESSTIDRLLRIFGQRETFAAALRDGLPVLGTCAGLIALATEIEDPAPGQEGLGVIPMRVRRNAFGRQVKSAVEEIDTAYGTVRAAYIRAPEVLSVGDGVEVIATKGVRIVGVETHSALAVSFHPELTGDTTIHARFVEKVA